A single region of the Gasterosteus aculeatus chromosome 1, fGasAcu3.hap1.1, whole genome shotgun sequence genome encodes:
- the zdbf2 gene encoding DBF4-type zinc finger-containing protein 2 isoform X9: MCGECQPGPSGCEPSRQGYCGYCRVLYNNLHQHLSSLRHLDSVRASPRGSSTVSSSISSTSKLTLLERFLQDVLQHHPHRYNDPRRSLGTCEHLSSSDNAANQPVNQKEDNRTQSQLFTGFGSQQALSGPIREQEDRDILTAGNIMSSQVHTPPPHHQAPSPVHRKAHRKTNRRKTTGTTSVPRPDTGRGVNPGSRSSFPWQREGREAFSLGRTMEEVIQVCCHGVGSILYQQEKSESFEFSLPVSMETQSEDWDTPVQREPIRDAPIQVSTARGHDLSGLMDVEVALEDQVYSCQLDSALHSERRSSGRAQMDLGFWTLPIEEVLPAPEHIPESFKGKTWTQIEQEDEGRVDKLVRQFRRGQFICYFDTESLAMYGRRGENKEEEPTNSILPLLDCNDNASPYVRRRKGRAFRVASRCQVVKISHSTQTIRFVVPTLPEPASETLAPSVPTAHQEAAERTPEGQTWRCLPPSYLGIVTPLQPRTSLVYLICSPSGSTPSYNPAIGYALKRCRKKRRPLDAQGLKVKYKQFPIRLYDPTSNRILKNHPKGFVPYTSPPRCVRHLFRSLSLDLNADRPLGWGGIGSFRIKGQRSLNKPLGQGKGTKDTVGRRGRTAQTPPTFPHSRGGRRDRRRPSSIKKRTRDKAPAHTAQERRPTPSRTRQ, from the exons ATGTGTGGGGAGTGTCAGCCAGGACCGTCTGGGTGTGAGCCGAGCAGACAGGGTTACTGTGGATACTGCAGAGTCCTCTACAACAACCTGCACCAG CACCTGTCCAGTCTCAGACACCTGGATTCTGTCCGTGCATCGCCCCGAGGCTCCAGCACTGTCTCCTCTTCCATCAGCAGCACAAGCAAACTAACTCTGCTGGAACGCTTCCTGCAGGATGTGCTGCAACACCACCCGCATCGCTACAACGACCCCAG GCGGTCGCTGGGGACCTGTGAACATCTGTCCAGTTCTGACAACGCCGCCAACCAACCGGTCAATCAGAAGGAAGACAACCGCACACAGAGTCAATTATTCACAGGGTTTGGGAGTCAGCAGGCGCTGTCTGGGCCAATCAGAGAGCAAGAAGACAGAGACATCCTCACCGCAGGGAACATAATGTCGTCGCAAGTACACACCCCGCCCCCACACCATCAGGCCCCGTCACCTGTTCACAGGAAGGCCCACAGGAAGACCAACAGGAGGAAAACCACCGGCACCACCTCAGTACCGCGTCCAGACACTGGTCGCGGAGTAAACCCCGGTTCCCGGTCCTCCTTCCCCtggcagagggagggaagggaggcatTTTCCTTGGGTCGGACCATGGAggag GTGATCCAGGTCTGTTGCCATGGTGTCGGTTCCATTCTCTACCAGCAGGAGAAGTCAGAGAGCTTCGAGTTCAGCCTTcccgtctccatggaaacacaaAGTGAGGACTGGGACACACCTGTGCAG AGAGAACCAATACGGGACGCACCTATCCAGGTGAGCACTGCACGGGGGCACGACCTGAGCGGTCTGATGGACGTGGAGGTGGCCCTGGAAGACCAGGTTTACTCCTGCCAGCTAGACTCAGCCCTCCACAGTGAGCGACGGTCAAGCGGCAGGGCCCAGATGGACTTGGGCTTCTGGACTTTGCCGATAGAGGAGGTCTTACCGGCTCCGGAACATATCCCAGAATCTTTCAAGGGGAAGACCTGGACCCAGATTGAACAGGAGGACGAGGGAAGAGTTGACAAGCTGGTCCGACAGTTCAGACGGGGGCAATTCATCTGCTACTTTGACACAGAGTCTCTGGCCAT GTACGGGAGGAGGGGTGAAaacaaggaggaggagccaaCCAATAGTATCCTGCCGTTATTAGACTGCAATGACAATGCCTCACCGTACGTTAGGAGGAGAAAGGGGCGGGCATTCAGAGTAGCGTCCAGGTGTCAG GTTGTCAAAATCAGCCACAGCACTCAGACGATACGATTCGTCGTCCCAACCCTCCCTGAACCAGCTTCGGAGACCCTGGCCCCTAGCGTCCCTACAGCCCATcaggaagcagcagagaggactCCCGAGGGGCAGACATGGCGCTGCCTTCCGCCATCATACTTGGGTATCGTCACACCTCTGCAGCCTCGCACCTCTCTGGTCTACCTGATCTGCTCCCCCTCAGGCTCCACCCCCTCCTACAACCCTGCAATAGGCTATGCCCTCAAACGATGTAGGAAGAAGAGGCGTCCCTTAGACGCTCAAGGGTTAAAGGTCAAATACAAACAGTTTCCTATCAGGTTGTACGACCCCACCAGCAATCGCATCCTGAAAAATCACCCGAAAGGCTTTGTTCCTTACACCTCCCCCCCACGGTGCGTCCGTCACCTTTTCAGAAGTCTTAGTCTAGACCTGAACGCCGACAGGCCGCTTGGTTGGGGGGGCATAGGGTCCTTCAGgatcaaaggtcagaggtcattaaaCAAGCCCTTAGGCCAAGGCAAAGGTACTAAGGACACAGtcgggaggcgggggaggacaGCTCAAACCCCGCCCACTTTTCCTCAtagcaggggggggaggagggataGGAGACGTCCCTCCTCCATAAAGAAGAGAACCAGGGATAAGGCCCCCGCACACACAGCCCAGGAGAGAAGGCCTACGCCGAGCAGGACCCGGCAGTAA
- the zdbf2 gene encoding DBF4-type zinc finger-containing protein 2 isoform X7 → MCGECQPGPSGCEPSRQGYCGYCRVLYNNLHQHLSSLRHLDSVRASPRGSSTVSSSISSTSKLTLLERFLQDVLQHHPHRYNDPRPSHADLPPVCTPFFPRTELNELGFCDDDRRSLGTCEHLSSSDNAANQPVNQKEDNRTQSQLFTGFGSQQALSGPIREQEDRDILTAGNIMSSQVHTPPPHHQAPSPVHRKAHRKTNRRKTTGTTSVPRPDTGRGVNPGSRSSFPWQREGREAFSLGRTMEEEKSESFEFSLPVSMETQSEDWDTPVQREPIRDAPIQVSTARGHDLSGLMDVEVALEDQVYSCQLDSALHSERRSSGRAQMDLGFWTLPIEEVLPAPEHIPESFKGKTWTQIEQEDEGRVDKLVRQFRRGQFICYFDTESLAMYGRRGENKEEEPTNSILPLLDCNDNASPYVRRRKGRAFRVASRCQVVKISHSTQTIRFVVPTLPEPASETLAPSVPTAHQEAAERTPEGQTWRCLPPSYLGIVTPLQPRTSLVYLICSPSGSTPSYNPAIGYALKRCRKKRRPLDAQGLKVKYKQFPIRLYDPTSNRILKNHPKGFVPYTSPPRCVRHLFRSLSLDLNADRPLGWGGIGSFRIKGQRSLNKPLGQGKGTKDTVGRRGRTAQTPPTFPHSRGGRRDRRRPSSIKKRTRDKAPAHTAQERRPTPSRTRQ, encoded by the exons ATGTGTGGGGAGTGTCAGCCAGGACCGTCTGGGTGTGAGCCGAGCAGACAGGGTTACTGTGGATACTGCAGAGTCCTCTACAACAACCTGCACCAG CACCTGTCCAGTCTCAGACACCTGGATTCTGTCCGTGCATCGCCCCGAGGCTCCAGCACTGTCTCCTCTTCCATCAGCAGCACAAGCAAACTAACTCTGCTGGAACGCTTCCTGCAGGATGTGCTGCAACACCACCCGCATCGCTACAACGACCCCAG ACCATCTCATGCTGACCTCCCGCCAGTCTGTACCCCTTTTTTTCCAAGGACAGAACTTAATGAACTCGGTTTCTGTGACGATGACAGGCGGTCGCTGGGGACCTGTGAACATCTGTCCAGTTCTGACAACGCCGCCAACCAACCGGTCAATCAGAAGGAAGACAACCGCACACAGAGTCAATTATTCACAGGGTTTGGGAGTCAGCAGGCGCTGTCTGGGCCAATCAGAGAGCAAGAAGACAGAGACATCCTCACCGCAGGGAACATAATGTCGTCGCAAGTACACACCCCGCCCCCACACCATCAGGCCCCGTCACCTGTTCACAGGAAGGCCCACAGGAAGACCAACAGGAGGAAAACCACCGGCACCACCTCAGTACCGCGTCCAGACACTGGTCGCGGAGTAAACCCCGGTTCCCGGTCCTCCTTCCCCtggcagagggagggaagggaggcatTTTCCTTGGGTCGGACCATGGAggag GAGAAGTCAGAGAGCTTCGAGTTCAGCCTTcccgtctccatggaaacacaaAGTGAGGACTGGGACACACCTGTGCAG AGAGAACCAATACGGGACGCACCTATCCAGGTGAGCACTGCACGGGGGCACGACCTGAGCGGTCTGATGGACGTGGAGGTGGCCCTGGAAGACCAGGTTTACTCCTGCCAGCTAGACTCAGCCCTCCACAGTGAGCGACGGTCAAGCGGCAGGGCCCAGATGGACTTGGGCTTCTGGACTTTGCCGATAGAGGAGGTCTTACCGGCTCCGGAACATATCCCAGAATCTTTCAAGGGGAAGACCTGGACCCAGATTGAACAGGAGGACGAGGGAAGAGTTGACAAGCTGGTCCGACAGTTCAGACGGGGGCAATTCATCTGCTACTTTGACACAGAGTCTCTGGCCAT GTACGGGAGGAGGGGTGAAaacaaggaggaggagccaaCCAATAGTATCCTGCCGTTATTAGACTGCAATGACAATGCCTCACCGTACGTTAGGAGGAGAAAGGGGCGGGCATTCAGAGTAGCGTCCAGGTGTCAG GTTGTCAAAATCAGCCACAGCACTCAGACGATACGATTCGTCGTCCCAACCCTCCCTGAACCAGCTTCGGAGACCCTGGCCCCTAGCGTCCCTACAGCCCATcaggaagcagcagagaggactCCCGAGGGGCAGACATGGCGCTGCCTTCCGCCATCATACTTGGGTATCGTCACACCTCTGCAGCCTCGCACCTCTCTGGTCTACCTGATCTGCTCCCCCTCAGGCTCCACCCCCTCCTACAACCCTGCAATAGGCTATGCCCTCAAACGATGTAGGAAGAAGAGGCGTCCCTTAGACGCTCAAGGGTTAAAGGTCAAATACAAACAGTTTCCTATCAGGTTGTACGACCCCACCAGCAATCGCATCCTGAAAAATCACCCGAAAGGCTTTGTTCCTTACACCTCCCCCCCACGGTGCGTCCGTCACCTTTTCAGAAGTCTTAGTCTAGACCTGAACGCCGACAGGCCGCTTGGTTGGGGGGGCATAGGGTCCTTCAGgatcaaaggtcagaggtcattaaaCAAGCCCTTAGGCCAAGGCAAAGGTACTAAGGACACAGtcgggaggcgggggaggacaGCTCAAACCCCGCCCACTTTTCCTCAtagcaggggggggaggagggataGGAGACGTCCCTCCTCCATAAAGAAGAGAACCAGGGATAAGGCCCCCGCACACACAGCCCAGGAGAGAAGGCCTACGCCGAGCAGGACCCGGCAGTAA
- the zdbf2 gene encoding DBF4-type zinc finger-containing protein 2 isoform X10, with product MSERDEGDQKENSTSRMCGECQPGPSGCEPSRQGYCGYCRVLYNNLHQHLSSLRHLDSVRASPRGSSTVSSSISSTSKLTLLERFLQDVLQHHPHRYNDPRRSLGTCEHLSSSDNAANQPVNQKEDNRTQSQLFTGFGSQQALSGPIREQEDRDILTAGNIMSSQVHTPPPHHQAPSPVHRKAHRKTNRRKTTGTTSVPRPDTGRGVNPGSRSSFPWQREGREAFSLGRTMEEEKSESFEFSLPVSMETQSEDWDTPVQREPIRDAPIQVSTARGHDLSGLMDVEVALEDQVYSCQLDSALHSERRSSGRAQMDLGFWTLPIEEVLPAPEHIPESFKGKTWTQIEQEDEGRVDKLVRQFRRGQFICYFDTESLAMYGRRGENKEEEPTNSILPLLDCNDNASPYVRRRKGRAFRVASRCQVVKISHSTQTIRFVVPTLPEPASETLAPSVPTAHQEAAERTPEGQTWRCLPPSYLGIVTPLQPRTSLVYLICSPSGSTPSYNPAIGYALKRCRKKRRPLDAQGLKVKYKQFPIRLYDPTSNRILKNHPKGFVPYTSPPRCVRHLFRSLSLDLNADRPLGWGGIGSFRIKGQRSLNKPLGQGKGTKDTVGRRGRTAQTPPTFPHSRGGRRDRRRPSSIKKRTRDKAPAHTAQERRPTPSRTRQ from the exons ATGTCAGAGCGTGATGAAG GTGACCAAAAGGAGAATTCCACTAGCAG GATGTGTGGGGAGTGTCAGCCAGGACCGTCTGGGTGTGAGCCGAGCAGACAGGGTTACTGTGGATACTGCAGAGTCCTCTACAACAACCTGCACCAG CACCTGTCCAGTCTCAGACACCTGGATTCTGTCCGTGCATCGCCCCGAGGCTCCAGCACTGTCTCCTCTTCCATCAGCAGCACAAGCAAACTAACTCTGCTGGAACGCTTCCTGCAGGATGTGCTGCAACACCACCCGCATCGCTACAACGACCCCAG GCGGTCGCTGGGGACCTGTGAACATCTGTCCAGTTCTGACAACGCCGCCAACCAACCGGTCAATCAGAAGGAAGACAACCGCACACAGAGTCAATTATTCACAGGGTTTGGGAGTCAGCAGGCGCTGTCTGGGCCAATCAGAGAGCAAGAAGACAGAGACATCCTCACCGCAGGGAACATAATGTCGTCGCAAGTACACACCCCGCCCCCACACCATCAGGCCCCGTCACCTGTTCACAGGAAGGCCCACAGGAAGACCAACAGGAGGAAAACCACCGGCACCACCTCAGTACCGCGTCCAGACACTGGTCGCGGAGTAAACCCCGGTTCCCGGTCCTCCTTCCCCtggcagagggagggaagggaggcatTTTCCTTGGGTCGGACCATGGAggag GAGAAGTCAGAGAGCTTCGAGTTCAGCCTTcccgtctccatggaaacacaaAGTGAGGACTGGGACACACCTGTGCAG AGAGAACCAATACGGGACGCACCTATCCAGGTGAGCACTGCACGGGGGCACGACCTGAGCGGTCTGATGGACGTGGAGGTGGCCCTGGAAGACCAGGTTTACTCCTGCCAGCTAGACTCAGCCCTCCACAGTGAGCGACGGTCAAGCGGCAGGGCCCAGATGGACTTGGGCTTCTGGACTTTGCCGATAGAGGAGGTCTTACCGGCTCCGGAACATATCCCAGAATCTTTCAAGGGGAAGACCTGGACCCAGATTGAACAGGAGGACGAGGGAAGAGTTGACAAGCTGGTCCGACAGTTCAGACGGGGGCAATTCATCTGCTACTTTGACACAGAGTCTCTGGCCAT GTACGGGAGGAGGGGTGAAaacaaggaggaggagccaaCCAATAGTATCCTGCCGTTATTAGACTGCAATGACAATGCCTCACCGTACGTTAGGAGGAGAAAGGGGCGGGCATTCAGAGTAGCGTCCAGGTGTCAG GTTGTCAAAATCAGCCACAGCACTCAGACGATACGATTCGTCGTCCCAACCCTCCCTGAACCAGCTTCGGAGACCCTGGCCCCTAGCGTCCCTACAGCCCATcaggaagcagcagagaggactCCCGAGGGGCAGACATGGCGCTGCCTTCCGCCATCATACTTGGGTATCGTCACACCTCTGCAGCCTCGCACCTCTCTGGTCTACCTGATCTGCTCCCCCTCAGGCTCCACCCCCTCCTACAACCCTGCAATAGGCTATGCCCTCAAACGATGTAGGAAGAAGAGGCGTCCCTTAGACGCTCAAGGGTTAAAGGTCAAATACAAACAGTTTCCTATCAGGTTGTACGACCCCACCAGCAATCGCATCCTGAAAAATCACCCGAAAGGCTTTGTTCCTTACACCTCCCCCCCACGGTGCGTCCGTCACCTTTTCAGAAGTCTTAGTCTAGACCTGAACGCCGACAGGCCGCTTGGTTGGGGGGGCATAGGGTCCTTCAGgatcaaaggtcagaggtcattaaaCAAGCCCTTAGGCCAAGGCAAAGGTACTAAGGACACAGtcgggaggcgggggaggacaGCTCAAACCCCGCCCACTTTTCCTCAtagcaggggggggaggagggataGGAGACGTCCCTCCTCCATAAAGAAGAGAACCAGGGATAAGGCCCCCGCACACACAGCCCAGGAGAGAAGGCCTACGCCGAGCAGGACCCGGCAGTAA
- the zdbf2 gene encoding DBF4-type zinc finger-containing protein 2 isoform X3: MCGECQPGPSGCEPSRQGYCGYCRVLYNNLHQHLSSLRHLDSVRASPRGSSTVSSSISSTSKLTLLERFLQDVLQHHPHRYNDPRPSHADLPPVCTPFFPRTELNELGFCDDDRRSLGTCEHLSSSDNAANQPVNQKEDNRTQSQLFTGFGSQQALSGPIREQEDRDILTAGNIMSSQVHTPPPHHQAPSPVHRKAHRKTNRRKTTGTTSVPRPDTGRGVNPGSRSSFPWQREGREAFSLGRTMEEVIQVCCHGVGSILYQQEKSESFEFSLPVSMETQSEDWDTPVQREPIRDAPIQVSTARGHDLSGLMDVEVALEDQVYSCQLDSALHSERRSSGRAQMDLGFWTLPIEEVLPAPEHIPESFKGKTWTQIEQEDEGRVDKLVRQFRRGQFICYFDTESLAMYGRRGENKEEEPTNSILPLLDCNDNASPYVRRRKGRAFRVASRCQVVKISHSTQTIRFVVPTLPEPASETLAPSVPTAHQEAAERTPEGQTWRCLPPSYLGIVTPLQPRTSLVYLICSPSGSTPSYNPAIGYALKRCRKKRRPLDAQGLKVKYKQFPIRLYDPTSNRILKNHPKGFVPYTSPPRCVRHLFRSLSLDLNADRPLGWGGIGSFRIKGQRSLNKPLGQGKGTKDTVGRRGRTAQTPPTFPHSRGGRRDRRRPSSIKKRTRDKAPAHTAQERRPTPSRTRQ; the protein is encoded by the exons ATGTGTGGGGAGTGTCAGCCAGGACCGTCTGGGTGTGAGCCGAGCAGACAGGGTTACTGTGGATACTGCAGAGTCCTCTACAACAACCTGCACCAG CACCTGTCCAGTCTCAGACACCTGGATTCTGTCCGTGCATCGCCCCGAGGCTCCAGCACTGTCTCCTCTTCCATCAGCAGCACAAGCAAACTAACTCTGCTGGAACGCTTCCTGCAGGATGTGCTGCAACACCACCCGCATCGCTACAACGACCCCAG ACCATCTCATGCTGACCTCCCGCCAGTCTGTACCCCTTTTTTTCCAAGGACAGAACTTAATGAACTCGGTTTCTGTGACGATGACAGGCGGTCGCTGGGGACCTGTGAACATCTGTCCAGTTCTGACAACGCCGCCAACCAACCGGTCAATCAGAAGGAAGACAACCGCACACAGAGTCAATTATTCACAGGGTTTGGGAGTCAGCAGGCGCTGTCTGGGCCAATCAGAGAGCAAGAAGACAGAGACATCCTCACCGCAGGGAACATAATGTCGTCGCAAGTACACACCCCGCCCCCACACCATCAGGCCCCGTCACCTGTTCACAGGAAGGCCCACAGGAAGACCAACAGGAGGAAAACCACCGGCACCACCTCAGTACCGCGTCCAGACACTGGTCGCGGAGTAAACCCCGGTTCCCGGTCCTCCTTCCCCtggcagagggagggaagggaggcatTTTCCTTGGGTCGGACCATGGAggag GTGATCCAGGTCTGTTGCCATGGTGTCGGTTCCATTCTCTACCAGCAGGAGAAGTCAGAGAGCTTCGAGTTCAGCCTTcccgtctccatggaaacacaaAGTGAGGACTGGGACACACCTGTGCAG AGAGAACCAATACGGGACGCACCTATCCAGGTGAGCACTGCACGGGGGCACGACCTGAGCGGTCTGATGGACGTGGAGGTGGCCCTGGAAGACCAGGTTTACTCCTGCCAGCTAGACTCAGCCCTCCACAGTGAGCGACGGTCAAGCGGCAGGGCCCAGATGGACTTGGGCTTCTGGACTTTGCCGATAGAGGAGGTCTTACCGGCTCCGGAACATATCCCAGAATCTTTCAAGGGGAAGACCTGGACCCAGATTGAACAGGAGGACGAGGGAAGAGTTGACAAGCTGGTCCGACAGTTCAGACGGGGGCAATTCATCTGCTACTTTGACACAGAGTCTCTGGCCAT GTACGGGAGGAGGGGTGAAaacaaggaggaggagccaaCCAATAGTATCCTGCCGTTATTAGACTGCAATGACAATGCCTCACCGTACGTTAGGAGGAGAAAGGGGCGGGCATTCAGAGTAGCGTCCAGGTGTCAG GTTGTCAAAATCAGCCACAGCACTCAGACGATACGATTCGTCGTCCCAACCCTCCCTGAACCAGCTTCGGAGACCCTGGCCCCTAGCGTCCCTACAGCCCATcaggaagcagcagagaggactCCCGAGGGGCAGACATGGCGCTGCCTTCCGCCATCATACTTGGGTATCGTCACACCTCTGCAGCCTCGCACCTCTCTGGTCTACCTGATCTGCTCCCCCTCAGGCTCCACCCCCTCCTACAACCCTGCAATAGGCTATGCCCTCAAACGATGTAGGAAGAAGAGGCGTCCCTTAGACGCTCAAGGGTTAAAGGTCAAATACAAACAGTTTCCTATCAGGTTGTACGACCCCACCAGCAATCGCATCCTGAAAAATCACCCGAAAGGCTTTGTTCCTTACACCTCCCCCCCACGGTGCGTCCGTCACCTTTTCAGAAGTCTTAGTCTAGACCTGAACGCCGACAGGCCGCTTGGTTGGGGGGGCATAGGGTCCTTCAGgatcaaaggtcagaggtcattaaaCAAGCCCTTAGGCCAAGGCAAAGGTACTAAGGACACAGtcgggaggcgggggaggacaGCTCAAACCCCGCCCACTTTTCCTCAtagcaggggggggaggagggataGGAGACGTCCCTCCTCCATAAAGAAGAGAACCAGGGATAAGGCCCCCGCACACACAGCCCAGGAGAGAAGGCCTACGCCGAGCAGGACCCGGCAGTAA
- the zdbf2 gene encoding DBF4-type zinc finger-containing protein 2 isoform X6, with protein MCGECQPGPSGCEPSRQGYCGYCRVLYNNLHQHLSSLRHLDSVRASPRGSSTVSSSISSTSKLTLLERFLQDVLQHHPHRYNDPRPSHADLPPVCTPFFPRTELNELGFCDDDRRSLGTCEHLSSSDNAANQPVNQKEDNRTQSQLFTGFGSQQALSGPIREQEDRDILTAGNIMSSQVHTPPPHHQAPSPVHRKAHRKTNRRKTTGTTSVPRPDTGRGVNPGSRSSFPWQREGREAFSLGRTMEEQEKSESFEFSLPVSMETQSEDWDTPVQREPIRDAPIQVSTARGHDLSGLMDVEVALEDQVYSCQLDSALHSERRSSGRAQMDLGFWTLPIEEVLPAPEHIPESFKGKTWTQIEQEDEGRVDKLVRQFRRGQFICYFDTESLAMYGRRGENKEEEPTNSILPLLDCNDNASPYVRRRKGRAFRVASRCQVVKISHSTQTIRFVVPTLPEPASETLAPSVPTAHQEAAERTPEGQTWRCLPPSYLGIVTPLQPRTSLVYLICSPSGSTPSYNPAIGYALKRCRKKRRPLDAQGLKVKYKQFPIRLYDPTSNRILKNHPKGFVPYTSPPRCVRHLFRSLSLDLNADRPLGWGGIGSFRIKGQRSLNKPLGQGKGTKDTVGRRGRTAQTPPTFPHSRGGRRDRRRPSSIKKRTRDKAPAHTAQERRPTPSRTRQ; from the exons ATGTGTGGGGAGTGTCAGCCAGGACCGTCTGGGTGTGAGCCGAGCAGACAGGGTTACTGTGGATACTGCAGAGTCCTCTACAACAACCTGCACCAG CACCTGTCCAGTCTCAGACACCTGGATTCTGTCCGTGCATCGCCCCGAGGCTCCAGCACTGTCTCCTCTTCCATCAGCAGCACAAGCAAACTAACTCTGCTGGAACGCTTCCTGCAGGATGTGCTGCAACACCACCCGCATCGCTACAACGACCCCAG ACCATCTCATGCTGACCTCCCGCCAGTCTGTACCCCTTTTTTTCCAAGGACAGAACTTAATGAACTCGGTTTCTGTGACGATGACAGGCGGTCGCTGGGGACCTGTGAACATCTGTCCAGTTCTGACAACGCCGCCAACCAACCGGTCAATCAGAAGGAAGACAACCGCACACAGAGTCAATTATTCACAGGGTTTGGGAGTCAGCAGGCGCTGTCTGGGCCAATCAGAGAGCAAGAAGACAGAGACATCCTCACCGCAGGGAACATAATGTCGTCGCAAGTACACACCCCGCCCCCACACCATCAGGCCCCGTCACCTGTTCACAGGAAGGCCCACAGGAAGACCAACAGGAGGAAAACCACCGGCACCACCTCAGTACCGCGTCCAGACACTGGTCGCGGAGTAAACCCCGGTTCCCGGTCCTCCTTCCCCtggcagagggagggaagggaggcatTTTCCTTGGGTCGGACCATGGAggag CAGGAGAAGTCAGAGAGCTTCGAGTTCAGCCTTcccgtctccatggaaacacaaAGTGAGGACTGGGACACACCTGTGCAG AGAGAACCAATACGGGACGCACCTATCCAGGTGAGCACTGCACGGGGGCACGACCTGAGCGGTCTGATGGACGTGGAGGTGGCCCTGGAAGACCAGGTTTACTCCTGCCAGCTAGACTCAGCCCTCCACAGTGAGCGACGGTCAAGCGGCAGGGCCCAGATGGACTTGGGCTTCTGGACTTTGCCGATAGAGGAGGTCTTACCGGCTCCGGAACATATCCCAGAATCTTTCAAGGGGAAGACCTGGACCCAGATTGAACAGGAGGACGAGGGAAGAGTTGACAAGCTGGTCCGACAGTTCAGACGGGGGCAATTCATCTGCTACTTTGACACAGAGTCTCTGGCCAT GTACGGGAGGAGGGGTGAAaacaaggaggaggagccaaCCAATAGTATCCTGCCGTTATTAGACTGCAATGACAATGCCTCACCGTACGTTAGGAGGAGAAAGGGGCGGGCATTCAGAGTAGCGTCCAGGTGTCAG GTTGTCAAAATCAGCCACAGCACTCAGACGATACGATTCGTCGTCCCAACCCTCCCTGAACCAGCTTCGGAGACCCTGGCCCCTAGCGTCCCTACAGCCCATcaggaagcagcagagaggactCCCGAGGGGCAGACATGGCGCTGCCTTCCGCCATCATACTTGGGTATCGTCACACCTCTGCAGCCTCGCACCTCTCTGGTCTACCTGATCTGCTCCCCCTCAGGCTCCACCCCCTCCTACAACCCTGCAATAGGCTATGCCCTCAAACGATGTAGGAAGAAGAGGCGTCCCTTAGACGCTCAAGGGTTAAAGGTCAAATACAAACAGTTTCCTATCAGGTTGTACGACCCCACCAGCAATCGCATCCTGAAAAATCACCCGAAAGGCTTTGTTCCTTACACCTCCCCCCCACGGTGCGTCCGTCACCTTTTCAGAAGTCTTAGTCTAGACCTGAACGCCGACAGGCCGCTTGGTTGGGGGGGCATAGGGTCCTTCAGgatcaaaggtcagaggtcattaaaCAAGCCCTTAGGCCAAGGCAAAGGTACTAAGGACACAGtcgggaggcgggggaggacaGCTCAAACCCCGCCCACTTTTCCTCAtagcaggggggggaggagggataGGAGACGTCCCTCCTCCATAAAGAAGAGAACCAGGGATAAGGCCCCCGCACACACAGCCCAGGAGAGAAGGCCTACGCCGAGCAGGACCCGGCAGTAA